The sequence TGGTAACGAGGTTGATGCCTTGCACCAATTCCTTGCGCAAACGGGCTGCGGTATTGTCCTTCCTCCTGCTAATGACGAGAGCGAGTTCCTTACGATTGTTGGACCTCTGGACCAAATTGAAAATGGTATCAATCACGCGATGGACCTTGCTACCAGCATGCAGATGGCCAGCATCGACCTTTCCCGTCAGCATCCCAACGCGCCTGCTGGCTCGAATGCACACGCTCGTGCTCTGACGCAATATCTCCGCCGTCGCGAAATCATCAAGCAGCTTGAGGCTGCCTATGATGCCCACATTGCTTTGCCTCCGAGCGTCGACGGCCCCGTTACTTGGGAAGTCTATTCTCGCGATGGCAAGAATACCATCCGTGCCCGCTCCGACATCATGAATCTGGTCCAAGCGCATCCCCCCTCGCGTCTCCGCCACGTTCCGGTTGATCCTTACTTCCACTCTTATCTTCGCTCTCGTAGTGCTCCAAAGCTCCAGGGTGACTACGGTGTTCACCTGCTGATTCCTGATGACAACGAAAGCTCCGATGTGGTTCTGGTCTATGAGGGTCCTTCTGCTTCCGAATCTCATTTCGAGGTGCCCCGGCAACGGCCTTCTTCCGCTGACGTGGCGGCCTTTGAAAAGTCGCTACAGGAAGCTCAGGAATACTTGTTGAGCGCTCTCGGAGATCAGCAGGACATTGTCGCCAAGAGCGTCACTGTCCCTGCCAAGTACCAGGAGAAGACCCGCAAATTTATTCTGCGTGAACAAGACTCCAAGGCTGAAGACAGTATCCCAGTTCGTGCTCTCATCGGAGATGCCAAGAACGGCAAATGCGAAGTTGCGCTGCGCGGACCTTCAAAATTGGTGGACGAGCTGTCTTCCAAGCTGGATGCCTTTGTCGCCGAGCAGGAACAGGACGACCTCGAGCGTGGATACACCACCACCTTTGATTTCCCTCAGAAATTCGCCAACTTCCTCATTGGAAAGCGGGGCGAGAACATCAACAAACTTCGTGAGGAGTTTGATGTCGATATCAAAGTTGAGAACGGCAAGGTCGAGGTCAAGGGAcccaaggccaaggcagaTGCCGCACGCATGCGCATCCTGAACATGGGCAAGAAGTGGGAGGATGAGACCACCCATATCTTGAAGATTCCTGCGAAGTACCATCGCGAGCTGATCGGCCAGCGTGGTAACCAGGTCAACCGACTCCAGGACCGTTACTCTGTTCGTGTGCAGTTCCCCCGCGCTGCGAACTCCGCCGATGACCAGTCCGTTGGTGAGGCTGGCAGTGATGCTGGAGCTGCTCGACCTGGTCGTCCTCAACAAGCTGCCGATGAGGTTCTGATCAAGGGTCCGAGCAAAGGCGCTGATCAGGCTCGTGACGAGATCATGAGTCTTCTCCAGTGGGTTGTCGACCACTCTCACTCGGCGACTGTTTCCGTTGCACAAAGTCAGATCGCCTCGTTGATTGGTCAGCGCGGCCGTGAGATGGATAAACTCCGCGCCGACACCGGTGCTCAGATTGATGTCCCCAGCGCAAACGATGCCCCGACGCTTCGGACGTGTGCAAATTCGGATCAAGGGTACCAAGCAGCAGGTCACtgaggccaagaaggttTTGGAACAGCGCGCATCCGAATTCGATGCCACCGTCACCAAGACTATTGACGTGGACCGGAAGTACCACAAGGCTCtcatcggtggtggtggtaagTAAACCCCCAACACGTTTTTCACAAGAAATCTTACTCTCTGCTAACATTCAATCTCAGGTGCCAACATCCGCAAGATCGTCACCGATGCCGGTGGTCCCAGCGATGGTAGCGCTGCGCGCATGGTTCGCTTCCCCCGTCCTGACAGCACGGAATCTACTATCCGCTTGGAGGGTAATGGCAAGATCGTGGACAACATTGTGGCGGCTATCGAGCAGTTTGTCAAGGAGCGCGAGGACCAAGTGTCTGAGACCTTGAGCGTTCTACCGCTCAGCACCGCATGCTAATTGGACGTGGTGGTGAGACCCGCCGCAACATCGAGTCCAAGTTCAACGTGACCCTGGACATCCCCAAGCAGGGATCTGGCAAGACCGATGTGAAGCTGAAGGGTGCTAGCACTGCTGTCGCTGAAGCCAAGGAGCACATCGAGGGGTTGCTAAAGGATCAGCATGCTGAGACTGTGGAGGTGCCGCGCAACCTTCACCACGCTGTGGCGGACAACGGGGCCATCTTCCGCCGTCTTCGCAATGACTACCGGGTCACCGTCGACCATGCCGGTCAGTCTGTGCCTGCGAACCCCGCCATTGAAGAAACCCGCGACGGTGCCACTGGTGGCTCGCTGCCTCTGATCACCGACGATCCTACTGCCGCTTCAGATGCCCACTCATGGAAGGTTGTGGACACGAGCGCTCCCAGCGATGCTGACGCATCTCCGTTCCCCTGGGTTCTGTCTGGCACACCCAGAACGTTGCCAAGGCCCGTGCTGCTATTGAGAAGGCCATTGCTGGCGCCAGCCAACAGTCAGCCACTGGATACCTCATCTTGCCCGACCCCAAGACCTATCGCTTTGTGGTTGGTCAAGGTGGCAGCCAGATTAACGCCATTCGCAAGAAGACGGGATGCCGCATCAACGTGCCCAAGAACCAGGCGCAAGGTGAGGCGATCGAGATCCGGGGAAGTGCCTCTAGTCTTGAGGAGGCTCGCGATATGATTTTGGAGGCGGTGCAAAATGGTCTGAATGGTGCCAGTCGCCAGTAAATCGACATATGGGACGGACGATTGAACAAGCAACGCGGTCTTTCCCGCCCTCATTAAGAAAGCATGCAATTCCTTGTGATCTTTCCTGTTTTTTGCATTTTtctctacttttttttcccctcccacTTCTTTTCTGACTTGTTTTTTATGGCCCCTTATTTGAACAGCCGTCATATGGCATATCTAGtcgtttttcttctcaatTTTTGACAGATTCAAAaatccttctttctttgatTCCACAATAAAAATGTCCGTAGCGTGCATGGACCTCCGCACTCTAGTTCTCTTCTTAGCCGACAAGCGTGTTCTAGACTTGTAATTTCTCGACTTCTCACCCCCCGTCTGGGAAAAATGGATGCATTACACGTGACTTGCGCGCCGGCGATCCATCTGCAACCCCAACATCATAAACGCCCCGAAACTGCCCGCCGTCATGAGTACCGGACCCCAAAGCGCAGGCACAAACTGACCCCGTAGCAGATACTGTCTCATGGACACGTATCGAAAAAAGCCATACCCCAGAGACCACAGCCCCAGTAATTGACACAATCTGGACGCAGAGACAGATTCAGAGAATCCAAAGACGCTCctcggagaagaagaactaGGCGCCACCTTTGAGCTACTTTCCAACGATGGGGATGATCGACTATCATGCACAGATGACGGTGTGCCCGCATCCGTGCGAAGACGCGCCCCAGACGCTTCCGCCGGACGAGAAGACGCAGAAGACGATTGCAGAAGCGCCGCTTCCAAGCTCGGAATCTTGGCCGAGATCACACGGTCGATGGAATCGAGGCGGTCCAGGGCGAGAGCCATGGCGGCGAATCCCAGGCCTGCGCGGGTCCATGAGAGAAATGTGCGCTCGTTGGCGTGATGGTCGCGCTGTTGGGAGCTGGTGTTGGGGATGTTTTTGGGAAGGAGACGTCGGAGGAAGGACGTCATTGTGTAGGACTAGTAGGCAGGTAACATTGGCTTGGTGGGTTTGGAAATGAACCAGATGTTTTCTGTCCTGGAAGGGTTGTGGGTTTTAAGACTCTGGTGTCGGGTACCTGGACATATATCCACGTGCACGGGATTAATTGAGGGCTGATAGGCCACTTGGGTAAGTAAAAGAAGGACGCTGTGTTCAATAGGTCAGCGCTTGGAGGCGAAGTGACAGAAGAGTATAAGATGAGGCGAGTGGATATATGTGCTGAATGCCCGGTGGTCGCCGAATGTGCTGGTTAAGATCGTATTTTTCCCTATCGGTGCTACTAAACTCGTAATGTAAAATACATCTTTTTCATCGGAAAGCGGTCTAGGTTAGGTGAAATTGGTTTGGAGGATCGATTTTCTGTATTTGATATGGAGTTTATTTTGATGTGGTAGGATTAGCAACACTTGGAAAGAGAGCAGGCGTCGTATAAGACTGGAACAGGAACCATTTCTTGGTGTCTTGGACCCCTCGGTGTATTCTTAGGGGTGTGATCCCAGTTGGTCAATCTGGTGTTGATGGGTATGTACGCATGGTGTTACATCTGATCTTGGGCCATTCATCTAGATATACCGTTGCGAGTGCCAAACGTTCTAAAGATCGGGTTTGGCCTGGACTTCTCGACCTAATGATAAGGATGGTAAAAATTTAGTCGATGTCTCGGTGACAGTCTGCCAGATGCACCAGAGGAGCACTTTCAATGGATAGGTACTCTGACCATCTGATTTCCTATTGAGCTTTGGGATAGAAAGATAAGGTGAGAAATTAGGCCACTCGCCAGCAAGGAGGTGAAGGGTTGAAAAAAGATACTTTaggcaagaaggaaaaaaaagggaaacagGTCTTAGACGCCCCCTTACCAATCAAGGCCGTTCAGATTCAATGGCAACCGAAGCAGTCGGTGTCCTGACTCCTCCAGCTTGGGCAGTCGCCCCGCCCGAATATTGATCTGAAGAGACTGATGCAATAACCTGGGCGCCTTCAAATGTGCATCTCTCTGCCTCCGCATCTTCACAAATTCATCCCGAGTGACCCTGTCCCGCAGATGTTGGTTCTGCTGTCGTTGATCCGCCACCGTCATCCAAGCCACCGGTTCTCGACCGCCAGCGGGGGGATAATCGTGGCCTGGCCAGATCTTCACATGATCTTCCAGACTGAGTAGTTTTCGCCCGGATTCAAAGAGATGGGAAGCATCGCCACCGGGGAAATCGCATCGTGCGGATCCAATGTCCGcgtggaagagagaatcgCCACAAAATACATTGTCTATGGGACGGAATCTTAGCTGCCGAAATCACCAAAGATAAGGCACGAGACTACCATTCATCTCGACCGTCCACGGCTCGAACTTACCTCCAATCTGATAGCCCAAATGGTCTGGGGTGTGGCCAGGAAGATGCATCGCTTTGACCATCATTTGGCCCACGGGGGTCACTTCATCGTCGTCAAAGAGCTTATCGAACACACCCGCCCATTCATCCGGCGCGAGGCCGTAGCGTGGGCCAAATGTCTGTTGCACTTGTTCGATCCGCTTCCCAATGCCAATGGGTGGCTTGAAGCCTTGGGTTGAAGCCAGCTTC comes from Penicillium oxalicum strain HP7-1 chromosome I, whole genome shotgun sequence and encodes:
- a CDS encoding Glyoxylase B2, with the protein product MSSQQVQPGPAGPTTIHQQPIVHNVFERNTGTWQYVVVDPATAKAVIIDPVLDYDPCTQNITSASADALLALVKEKGYTIEMILETHAHADHLTSSSYLQKKLASTQGFKPPIGIGKRIEQVQQTFGPRYGLAPDEWAGVFDKLFDDDEVTPVGQMMVKAMHLPGHTPDHLGYQIGDNVFCGDSLFHADIGSARCDFPGGDASHLFESGRKLLSLEDHVKIWPGHDYPPAGGREPVAWMTVADQRQQNQHLRDRVTRDEFVKMRRQRDAHLKAPRLLHQSLQINIRAGRLPKLEESGHRLLRLPLNLNGLDW